Genomic segment of Candidatus Marinarcus aquaticus:
TTTTGCAATCAAATGAATCAAGTTTTCAGTGTCCATACCTGTTTGGTAGATCGCACCTTTATCAATCAAGTCATTTCGAACTTCATCTTTGTTGATTAAATTTCCATTGTGCACAATAGAGATTTCACCCAATTTATACTTAGCAAACACGGGTTGAGCATCTAAAATAGAGTCTCCACCTGCTGTTGAGTATCGGTTATGACCGATGGCCATATTCCCTGCAAGTACTTTTAACGCTTCATCCGTAAAAACTTCAGAAACCAATCCTCTGTTTTTAATTGTATGAATTTTTCCATTACAAGAAGAGCTGATACCTGTCGCTTCTTGACCTCGGTGTTGCATTGCAAAAAGTGCTATTGAAGCAATTCTCGCTGCATTATCATTTCCATAAACTCCGACTATCGCACACATTTATTTATCCTTACAGTCCCAAACAATCATTGATTGAGTATAATCCAGCATCTTGATTGACCAACCATTTTGCTGCTTTAATTGCACCTTTTGAGAATGTATTTCGTGCCGTTGCCGTGTGATGAAGTTCAATAAACTCACCATCGTTATACAATCCAACGGTGTGTCGACCTACGATATCTCCTCCACGAAGACTCATGACTCCGATTTCATCTTTAGTTCTTGCACCAATATCACCATCTCGACCTGAAACTCTGACACTGTCAAGGTCTAAATCTCGAGCTTTTGCGGCATGCTCTGCAAGTGTTAAAGCCGTCCCTGATGGAGAGTCGACTTTATATCGGTGATGTTGTTCTACAATCTCTATATCAAACTCTTTAAGTGTTTTTGATGCTAAAGATACCAGTTTATTTAACACAGCAATACCTAAACTCATGTTGGTTGCATAAAGAATGGGTACTTTTTTACTCGCTTCAATCAAAAGATTTTGTTGATGTTTACTGAATCCTGTTGTTGCAATCACTAAAGGTTTATTCCCACCATTTTCAACAATTTGAGTCAACAATGCTTCTGTAGCTACGGGTGCACTGAAATCAATAATAACATCGGATGCATCCAATAAAGCTCCCATGTCATTGGTGACTACAGTACCTTCAGGTACAGGTTTTTTAAGTTCATCATAGACATGGCATGCAGAGAGTTTTGCTTCACTGTCTGTTGCTAAATCATCAATTAAGAGTGACCCCACTCGACCTGTACTTCCAACTATTCCTACTTTAATCATTCATTCAACCTTATTGTAAATACTCAATAATATCCACCGCAGCAGTAGCCCCATCTGCAGCAGCACATACCACTTGTTTCGCAGCTTCAATTCTCACATCCCCAGCAGCATATAACCCAGGTACAGATGTCTTCATTCGTAAATCAACAACCACTTCACCTTGCTCATTCACATCACACAAAT
This window contains:
- the dapB gene encoding 4-hydroxy-tetrahydrodipicolinate reductase, which gives rise to MIKVGIVGSTGRVGSLLIDDLATDSEAKLSACHVYDELKKPVPEGTVVTNDMGALLDASDVIIDFSAPVATEALLTQIVENGGNKPLVIATTGFSKHQQNLLIEASKKVPILYATNMSLGIAVLNKLVSLASKTLKEFDIEIVEQHHRYKVDSPSGTALTLAEHAAKARDLDLDSVRVSGRDGDIGARTKDEIGVMSLRGGDIVGRHTVGLYNDGEFIELHHTATARNTFSKGAIKAAKWLVNQDAGLYSINDCLGL
- a CDS encoding FAD-dependent oxidoreductase, producing LCDVNEQGEVVVDLRMKTSVPGLYAAGDVRIEAAKQVVCAAADGATAAVDIIEYLQ